In Mangifera indica cultivar Alphonso chromosome 14, CATAS_Mindica_2.1, whole genome shotgun sequence, the DNA window CTACATATAAgtatttttggtatatttttAGATCTCCAACAGTTTTTTAATCCTGTATTTTGCTATCTAACGATTGGCCTTATAGGTTATCTCCAAGAATTGTGAAATTCCATCAGATCAAAATTATCCTGCATTGATGGTCAAAGATGATAATACTACTGTTGGTAGTGACAACTCTTcttcaaatttcttaattttctttattgtatGTTATGAGCTGTTTTGCTTGTAATGAGATAACTGTCATTGTATCATATTTGCCTAGCAGTTATTTAACTTCCTTTCTTTACAATGAAAATATACGGCAAAACTTTGATGCCATATCCTTCTGTTTTGTTATGACAGAAAACAGTGAGAAGTCCTGGGAGCTGCCTAAGACAGCCCTTGTGTCACAAGGAAGAACTGAAGGAATCTTGAATTGTCTCAGACAGAATACTAATATGAGAGTCCCTGAACACAATGACAAAGAATTGGAAGAAGGAAACACATCAGTTTCAAGTAGCTTTCGTGGCATCAGACACAGCAGAAACAATAATTCGGTCGAAGAGGAGGAAACCATTGTGGTGAGCCTAGATGTTGCTGGTGGAAGGAAAGGAACTTCATGTGTCACAGGCACTGACAGTCATGAGCAAGAGATTTCGTTGAGTGAGCAGCCTAGCCATTTGaatcaggaaagaaaaaacAACCTGTTGGGCAAGTTTCAACGCAGAAGTGTTGCAGAAGAAGTTATCGACACCCGGAACAATGAAGAAGACAAGAAGCCGAGGCAAGTGCTAATTTCTGGAGGGTCACTCCCAGAATGGACAGATGAACAGCTGGATGAGCTCTTATCATTTGATTGAGATGATGAAGGTAGCTTTCCAATCTCATATGGACAATTCATTTTGTTGCAGAGGTGATGCTGATAGATAGCATGTAAATACTGTAGGTTCTTTTTTACATTTAAGGGGATAAGAAATGCTTAGCTACATGAAAGTTGATATATGATTAAGAAAATTGATTGCAATAGCTGATTGAAAGCAGTGTATTCAAAGGAGTTTCCTACCAATTCAATCGAATTGGGGAAGATAGGCAGTTGAGATTCGTCGTCCCTTCCCTATTGATTCTCTATGCAGTCATCTTCTTATATGTTCCTCTAAACGAATAAAAATGGCCCATTGAAGATGGTGTTGTGCATTTTATTTATGTCAAATTGTACATAATATTGGATATGTTCTAAAGACGCCAATGTCTATTAATCAACATGGTAATCATATTgagtatcatattatatatttaaaatttaattttttatattgccCAATATTgcatattaatttatgttaattttgatatacattaaaatatatattatttttcacatatattatattatatcatataatataaatacaatataaataatatatcagaAGATACTAATACCCATGTAACTAAGTTTGGCATAGGGCTAAATTCGATTTAATctacttgaattcaaattcaaattcagataAAACAAGCTGAAATTAAACCATAGTTTAGACTCGTTTGTATAAAACAGataaagtttaaattgatttaaatcgaattcaaaataaaattgttttttatcaGAATTCAAATATCAACT includes these proteins:
- the LOC123195800 gene encoding uncharacterized protein LOC123195800 isoform X2, which produces MEGLVGEDAVAIGTPLSFIKNSINMDKVSQIVAIVKSSTVNGLGGMMVTLKDPTGTIDASIHHRVLTVGEFSKDISVGAVLILQKVAVFSPSHSTHYLNITLRNIVKVISKNCEIPSDQNYPALMVKDDNTTVENSEKSWELPKTALVSQGRTEGILNCLRQNTNMRVPEHNDKELEEGNTSVSSSFRGIRHSRNNNSVEEEETIVVSLDVAGGRKGTSCVTGTDSHEQEISLSEQPSHLNQERKNNLLGKFQRRSVAEEVIDTRNNEEDKKPRQVLISGGSLPEWTDEQLDELLSFD